In bacterium, the genomic window GACCAAGCTTAATAATAATTTCATAAGTAAAATTTACCGACAATTATCATCCCGATCATAGGAGATTTTATTGTTGTCCAAAATTATTATTTTATGTCCCTGGTAAGTATTGGGGGTTAGGTAGCCTGCATCTTGCTCAAAGGTTTGATTATTATAAACCCAGTTGATACGGATTGAACTATCTTGATGCACATCAAACTTTATTGTTTTAATACTTTGTTGCTCAAGCGTACCCGACCAAATATTATTTTTTCCAACAAATACAGATACATTATGAAGTGGTAAAGATTGTAAACTTGAAAGGCAAAGAGTGTTTTGAGAAGGTGCAGTTATTTCAGCAATAACGGAACCAATATTGTTGCTGGTGTTTGTCGCACGGTCATTTTTCGCTGCTGTTAAAGGTATATCAGCGGGGCTTATAATGACGGCTTTTTTCATCGAATGATCGAAAATTTCCTTATATTGCGGTATAGCATACACCATCACCAATAAACATGCCGCAACACCTACGGCAAATAAAACGGAGTGTTGCTTAATAAAGGAAGCCATAGAACCTGATGACAATCTATTTTTGGATCGCGCATGCTTTTTAAGGCGGGCTACTATAAGTTCGGGAGGGCTGTCGTCTTCGGGAATTTTAAACGCCTTTTCCAGACGTTCTAATTCTTTTTCTGTCATGCTCATAAACGTACTCCCCTCTTTACCAGAAGGTCTTTGATGGTTTCTAACGCATAGCGCACACGGCTTTTTACTGTATTTACCGAGCAATCCATCATTTGTGCAATTTCCTCGTATTGCATTTCCATTCTAATCCTTAAATAAAACGATTCTTTTTGTTCCTCGGGCAAAGTGCCCATCAAGCTATCAACTACCTCACTTATTTTTTGCCCGCCTACCCATTCCTCTAATGTTGGCCCATCATCGGGTAAGGTTTCGTTTAACGCGGGCCCTTCATTTTTAGGCTCATCAATAGGCACGTGATTTGATTTGCGTATTTTTTTACGCAAATGGTCTACATAGGTGTTGCGTGCCAACGTAAACAACCAGGCTTTAAAGGAGATGGCAGATCTAAAACCATGCGGATTATCAATTATTTTATAAAAAACATCCTGAAATACATCGTCTGCTTCGGCTCTGTTTCTACATTTACAGAGTAAAAATGAATAAATAGGCTTTTTATAGCGATCGATAATAACTTCAATGGCTCGTGTATCCCCTTGTTTATATTGTTCAAAGATCACTTCATCGGTCATCTGTTTATTCGCAATAGTATCCATTAAGGGTATCGTTTGTGCTTTTGATTTGGTTTTACAGAATCTTAAAAAAAAATAAGGTTTATATTTCTACAATAATATCCACTTCTACGCATGCATTCATTGGCAGTTCAATACAGCCAATGGCTACCCTGGTGTGTTGGCCTTTTGTTTCACCAAAAACTTCCAAAATTAAATCCGACGCTCCGTTTAATACTTTGGGCTGATCGGTAAAATCTAAGGCCGAGCGCACAAAGCCGTTTACGCGTACGATCTTTTTAATTTTATCCAAATCTCCAATAACTCCCTTAATAGCGCCCAAGGCATTGAGTAAACAAATTTTGGCCGCAAATTGGGCTTGCTCCAGTTTAATTTCTTTTCCTACTCTACCCTGATGAATGATGCGTCCATCGGTGATGGGCAATTGCCCCGAGGTAAAAACAAGATTACCGGCTTTTGTAGCGGGAATATAAGAGCCCACTGGCTTAGTAAGGCTGGGGATTGGCAGTTTTAATTTTTTAAACTTTTCTTCAATTTCCATTAAGTTATCTCCTGTATTTTACAAGCTTGAGCGTGAGTACTAGAGGATGTCCACGATATTCGTCATACAAATTATCGGCATTGCTCGAAACAAAAAATGGGCGTGTGTTCTTATCCACCACGGTTTCAATCATTTGTTCCACGTAAAAATTGTGCTGGCGTAAAAGCGCCCACAGCGATTCAAAGGTATACGGTATGTTTGGATTTTTAAGCGAAAAATGAAGTGCTGGGTGCATAAGCGAAACCACTCCCCTGCCCTCATTTTTTAAAACTCGTGCCCATTCACTGAGCAAGGTTTCAAGTCTATAAATGGTATTGGCAAGAGGTGCTAGTAAGACATCGGCGGTTTCACTTTTAAAAGGAAGCGCCATGGGATCGGCCTCAACAGCAGCATAAGAGTGAGGCAATGTTTTGCTTTGAACCAAGTTGAAGGCACCGGTTTTGCTTTTACCGGCGTGGCGCAATTCAAGCAAAGTTTGCTTCTGCGTTTCACTAATTTTTTGAAACAAATAAGGTGATTCACTTTCGGTAATATAAAAATTTGTTTTATTTTCTAAGGGAGGAAGTAATTCCAAAAAACGTCCCGATTCGGCAACGCGCATCAAATCGGCCAAATCGGATCCGCTGAGCGTATGCCAAAAATTTGGAGCGTAAGACGGAGTATTTTCGGGTGAAAAGCCCAGTATTTTTTTAAGGCGTGCGGCCATTATTCGTCATCTCCCGATAATTTTTCGTTTTCCAAGTCGCGAAGCAAATCTTGAATAGAAGGTACTTCGCGGTGGCG contains:
- a CDS encoding sigma-70 family RNA polymerase sigma factor, encoding MDTIANKQMTDEVIFEQYKQGDTRAIEVIIDRYKKPIYSFLLCKCRNRAEADDVFQDVFYKIIDNPHGFRSAISFKAWLFTLARNTYVDHLRKKIRKSNHVPIDEPKNEGPALNETLPDDGPTLEEWVGGQKISEVVDSLMGTLPEEQKESFYLRIRMEMQYEEIAQMMDCSVNTVKSRVRYALETIKDLLVKRGVRL
- a CDS encoding methyltransferase domain-containing protein, which gives rise to MAARLKKILGFSPENTPSYAPNFWHTLSGSDLADLMRVAESGRFLELLPPLENKTNFYITESESPYLFQKISETQKQTLLELRHAGKSKTGAFNLVQSKTLPHSYAAVEADPMALPFKSETADVLLAPLANTIYRLETLLSEWARVLKNEGRGVVSLMHPALHFSLKNPNIPYTFESLWALLRQHNFYVEQMIETVVDKNTRPFFVSSNADNLYDEYRGHPLVLTLKLVKYRR
- a CDS encoding RidA family protein, which codes for MEIEEKFKKLKLPIPSLTKPVGSYIPATKAGNLVFTSGQLPITDGRIIHQGRVGKEIKLEQAQFAAKICLLNALGAIKGVIGDLDKIKKIVRVNGFVRSALDFTDQPKVLNGASDLILEVFGETKGQHTRVAIGCIELPMNACVEVDIIVEI